The following proteins are co-located in the Pedobacter sp. FW305-3-2-15-E-R2A2 genome:
- a CDS encoding DUF6443 domain-containing protein, with product MKTPLCLHHTTFASSFVIAFSFLSPVNCFAQLTLNQPNTTGTFRDAKSITLLPGFSTTGNFQALIQAAPALPMIQNPSANQNYIIENRIKTAGITTASQIQGLSADQLQQTVTYFDGLGRPIQNVRTQAAPGFQDIVTPILYDPFGRIDKNYLSYAGTGTGDGSFKTGALTEVTAFYNPTGGTESQLPGGIPRIPTPFSQTIFESSPLNRVLERGAPGNSWQPATVRTTGLNATGKTVLSEFSSNTDQNGIRRVKLYRADIAAVGSYERNLVDGGWYSPNQLYVNITKDEDWVPADGRSGTREVYTDKEGKIVLRRFFNGSEILSTYYVYDDLGNLSFVIPSIAEPDNGGISPAKLNDYCYQYYYDGRKRLIEKKIPGKAWEYLVYNNLDQVVMTQDGRQRAKSPQQWTINKYDAFGRTVISGLYDHTGSAVGSNIRQSMQDNVNTQSVLWESRVSSGSGYTNVTWPSSWGTTLSVNYFDDYNIPGIPSVYLDASASTRTKTLLTASLIKILDGTMGSGNMLWTVSHYDDEARITKIFKQHYKDGVLSAGNYDEVANTYDFTGQILTTNRKHFAGGSQQMRISEEFIYDHAGRKKETWQSINGVNRTLLSSNTYNAVGQQVQVGLHSTDGNNFAQTVTQQYNERGWMINADAPLFAMELQYNSGGNPQYNGNISGQKWGIPGNKDKSYSYIYDKLNRLSAGLSSENYDEQLTYDKAGNILSLQRKRPGSGLVDQLSYGYSSSNVLRTVTDAVTGDTHPLFQLPAMTSYNYDENGNMTSRTNAGNTSRDITLSYNLMNLPYQVAGTHSATYVYDAAGRKLRTVSAGTALDYIDGIQYVGGTLRSIDHEYGRVVPNGSTYSYEYTLSDHLGNSRLSFDIYNGVARKIQQDDYYPFGLPISRYASGTSNKKLFNGKELQDGTELYDYGARFYDPVIGRWNVIDPKAEQDRGWSPYNYARNNSIRFIDPDGMQWDDPKKDQAIADRLQAQINKRLASENKDLSKANDKVSKIKSEISAKGTSEGREKSLAKAEAAVGSINDNIANLNSSSAELTEMGSKDVEQKFTFNEISGGEVGGTEKKGGVITMGIVGDANGIHEATHGFQMYKGTIANNILDREILPYQRQFSFDASSVKNNVPSSFGGVNGLGDITRNWVSGIHTSAGVYIYAPNLSLSDLKEFWKKN from the coding sequence ATGAAAACACCCCTATGTTTACACCACACTACCTTTGCTTCTAGCTTCGTTATAGCCTTTAGCTTTCTTTCTCCTGTCAATTGTTTTGCCCAGCTTACGCTGAATCAGCCCAATACTACAGGAACATTCAGAGACGCCAAAAGCATCACCTTACTGCCCGGCTTTAGTACCACTGGCAATTTTCAGGCACTCATCCAGGCTGCGCCTGCTCTGCCAATGATACAGAACCCAAGCGCTAACCAGAATTACATTATTGAAAACAGGATAAAGACTGCGGGTATTACCACAGCTTCGCAGATCCAGGGACTCTCTGCAGATCAGCTGCAACAAACAGTCACCTATTTTGACGGGCTGGGAAGGCCTATTCAGAATGTGCGAACACAAGCCGCCCCCGGTTTTCAGGATATTGTTACTCCGATACTTTACGATCCCTTCGGGCGAATTGATAAGAATTATCTCTCTTATGCCGGTACTGGGACAGGGGATGGCAGCTTTAAAACAGGAGCCTTAACTGAGGTTACAGCGTTTTACAATCCAACAGGTGGAACTGAGTCTCAGCTTCCGGGTGGCATACCGCGCATTCCAACCCCGTTTTCGCAAACTATTTTTGAATCCTCACCATTGAATAGAGTACTGGAACGGGGAGCGCCGGGCAATAGCTGGCAACCGGCAACAGTTAGGACAACTGGGCTAAATGCTACGGGTAAAACGGTTCTTTCAGAGTTTTCCAGCAATACGGATCAGAATGGTATCAGAAGAGTAAAACTTTACCGCGCTGATATTGCAGCTGTAGGCAGCTATGAACGAAACCTCGTTGACGGGGGATGGTATAGCCCCAATCAATTGTATGTGAACATTACGAAGGATGAAGATTGGGTGCCAGCAGATGGCCGGAGTGGGACGCGAGAAGTGTATACCGACAAGGAAGGCAAGATCGTATTGAGACGCTTCTTTAATGGCTCAGAAATATTGTCTACTTATTATGTTTATGACGACCTTGGTAACCTAAGCTTTGTGATCCCCTCAATAGCTGAACCGGATAATGGTGGTATCAGTCCAGCCAAACTAAACGATTATTGTTATCAGTATTACTATGATGGCAGAAAGAGGCTGATCGAAAAGAAAATACCTGGAAAAGCATGGGAATATCTGGTTTATAATAACCTTGACCAGGTGGTAATGACCCAGGATGGCAGACAAAGAGCCAAATCCCCGCAACAGTGGACGATCAATAAATATGACGCTTTCGGGCGAACTGTAATTTCGGGCCTTTACGATCATACCGGCAGTGCGGTGGGATCTAATATCCGCCAGTCCATGCAGGATAATGTTAATACACAATCCGTATTGTGGGAAAGTAGGGTCAGTTCAGGCAGCGGCTATACCAATGTGACCTGGCCGTCCAGCTGGGGTACTACCTTGTCTGTAAACTATTTTGATGATTATAATATTCCAGGCATCCCTTCTGTTTATCTGGACGCCTCTGCCAGTACCCGTACCAAGACTTTATTGACTGCCAGCCTCATCAAGATCCTGGATGGTACAATGGGATCCGGCAATATGCTGTGGACTGTCAGTCATTATGATGATGAAGCCAGGATTACAAAGATCTTTAAACAACATTATAAAGATGGCGTTTTGTCGGCAGGTAATTATGATGAAGTAGCTAATACGTATGATTTTACGGGCCAGATCCTGACCACAAACAGGAAGCATTTCGCCGGTGGCAGTCAGCAGATGCGGATTTCCGAAGAATTTATCTATGACCATGCAGGTAGAAAGAAAGAAACCTGGCAGAGCATTAATGGTGTCAATAGGACACTACTGAGCAGTAATACTTATAATGCGGTCGGCCAGCAGGTGCAGGTGGGCCTGCATTCTACCGACGGGAATAATTTTGCACAAACAGTCACACAGCAGTACAATGAACGGGGCTGGATGATCAATGCTGATGCGCCCCTTTTTGCAATGGAGTTACAATATAACAGCGGAGGGAATCCTCAGTATAATGGTAATATTTCAGGACAAAAATGGGGAATACCCGGAAATAAGGACAAAAGTTATAGTTACATTTATGATAAGCTCAACCGGCTGAGCGCCGGGCTGAGCAGCGAAAATTATGACGAACAGCTTACCTATGATAAGGCTGGAAATATCCTGAGCCTTCAGCGAAAACGTCCTGGAAGTGGGTTGGTAGATCAATTGTCGTATGGATACAGTAGCAGCAATGTGTTACGTACCGTCACCGATGCTGTTACAGGCGACACTCATCCTCTTTTTCAATTGCCGGCAATGACATCATATAATTATGACGAAAACGGCAATATGACCAGCCGTACCAATGCAGGCAACACCAGCCGAGATATTACCCTTAGCTATAACCTGATGAATCTGCCCTACCAGGTGGCGGGCACTCATTCTGCAACCTATGTTTATGATGCTGCCGGGCGTAAGCTAAGAACTGTTTCAGCAGGTACCGCCCTTGACTACATAGATGGGATACAGTATGTAGGCGGAACACTGCGGTCTATTGATCATGAGTATGGTAGGGTCGTGCCCAATGGTAGCACCTATAGTTACGAATATACCCTGAGCGATCATCTGGGTAATTCACGGCTGAGTTTTGATATTTACAATGGCGTTGCAAGGAAGATTCAGCAGGATGATTACTACCCCTTCGGATTACCGATCAGCAGGTACGCCTCAGGAACAAGCAATAAAAAGCTATTCAATGGCAAAGAGTTGCAAGATGGTACGGAATTGTATGATTATGGAGCCCGTTTTTACGACCCGGTGATAGGTAGATGGAATGTGATTGACCCGAAAGCGGAACAAGACAGGGGCTGGTCCCCGTACAATTATGCCAGAAATAATTCCATAAGATTTATAGATCCTGATGGGATGCAATGGGACGATCCCAAAAAGGATCAGGCCATTGCCGACAGGCTACAGGCACAGATTAACAAAAGACTTGCCTCAGAGAACAAAGACCTGAGCAAAGCAAATGATAAGGTATCAAAAATAAAAAGCGAGATATCAGCAAAGGGAACTTCGGAAGGAAGGGAGAAAAGTCTGGCAAAGGCAGAAGCAGCTGTTGGTTCGATTAACGATAATATAGCGAACTTAAATAGTTCATCTGCGGAATTAACAGAAATGGGCAGTAAAGATGTAGAGCAAAAATTCACCTTCAACGAGATCTCCGGTGGAGAGGTTGGTGGTACTGAAAAAAAGGGAGGGGTTATTACAATGGGCATAGTTGGTGATGCCAACGGTATACATGAGGCTACGCATGGTTTCCAGATGTATAAGGGCACCATAGCCAATAATATATTAGACCGGGAGATTTTACCCTATCAACGTCAGTTTTCCTTTGATGCTTCATCGGTAAAAAATAATGTTCCTTCTTCTTTTGGCGGAGTTAACGGACTTGGAGATATTACCAGAAACTGGGTGTCCGGTATCCATACCAGTGCAGGCGTTTATATTTATGCCCCGAATTTATCGCTTAGTGATCTTAAAGAGTTCTGGAAAAAAAATTAA
- a CDS encoding S41 family peptidase, whose product MKLLTTATLFILFNCADAYAQTCNCNQELTDVKNKIEKNYAGYQDKVNNKTRKAYDQHNKLALQQSKSITNPAYCLYLINDWLRFFKDGHIQIGRDRISKEKEKVDLQKRISNIESLKLPELTEIRGANGIVGIYGDKDSIFRIALIKSKNTFREYAGVVISSKSDKWLPGQVMLELKSGKDTLNGIMYDKFYIPLTVSLPVTENSLGSWQREETERFIPEVVNEAAVAGKLLSEKTLYLKISSFNQNNARNIDSLFKANKTNLNRIPNLILDLRNNGGGADFSYKPILPYLYTNTFKTIGADVQATDDNIAGWAGVATTDGLPADQKTFINEVIDKMKRNKGTLVSFAEDQTSTFDSVITYPKKIIILINRQCGSTTEEFLLLAKQSTKVTLMGQQTAGVLDYANMRGAEFSGIPYMLYWATSRSRRIDQGMAIDNVGIKPQKTLKLEQDWVKEAQSDLED is encoded by the coding sequence ATGAAATTACTGACTACTGCTACACTATTTATACTCTTCAACTGCGCTGATGCCTACGCACAAACCTGTAACTGCAATCAGGAACTGACCGATGTGAAGAACAAGATCGAAAAGAACTATGCTGGCTATCAGGATAAAGTAAACAACAAAACAAGGAAAGCTTATGATCAGCATAACAAACTGGCCCTTCAACAGTCAAAATCGATCACAAACCCTGCATACTGTCTGTACTTAATCAACGACTGGCTACGTTTTTTCAAAGACGGTCATATCCAGATTGGCAGAGATAGAATCTCTAAAGAAAAGGAAAAAGTCGACCTGCAAAAGCGGATCAGTAATATAGAATCGTTAAAGCTGCCTGAATTAACAGAGATCAGAGGTGCTAATGGGATCGTAGGTATTTATGGCGACAAAGATTCCATCTTCAGAATCGCGCTGATCAAAAGTAAAAATACCTTTAGGGAGTATGCAGGAGTAGTCATTTCCTCAAAGTCCGACAAATGGTTACCAGGGCAGGTCATGTTGGAGCTTAAGTCTGGAAAAGATACCCTTAATGGGATCATGTATGATAAATTTTATATTCCCCTAACGGTATCACTCCCGGTTACAGAAAATAGTTTAGGCAGTTGGCAAAGGGAAGAAACGGAACGTTTCATTCCGGAAGTGGTGAATGAAGCTGCCGTAGCCGGAAAATTGCTTTCTGAAAAGACCCTATACCTCAAAATCAGTAGCTTTAATCAGAATAATGCCAGAAACATAGATTCTTTGTTTAAAGCCAATAAAACAAATCTAAACAGGATACCCAATCTGATCCTGGATTTAAGAAACAATGGGGGCGGTGCGGATTTTTCCTATAAACCCATTCTCCCTTATCTTTATACAAATACTTTTAAGACCATTGGGGCGGATGTGCAAGCTACAGATGATAACATAGCAGGTTGGGCTGGAGTAGCGACAACAGATGGACTTCCAGCGGATCAAAAGACATTTATCAATGAGGTTATTGACAAAATGAAACGGAATAAGGGAACCTTGGTTTCGTTTGCCGAAGACCAGACTTCTACTTTCGACAGCGTAATCACTTATCCAAAAAAGATCATTATCCTCATCAATAGGCAATGTGGAAGTACAACTGAAGAATTTCTGCTCCTCGCAAAACAAAGTACTAAAGTAACTTTGATGGGCCAACAAACGGCAGGCGTACTCGATTACGCCAATATGAGAGGTGCAGAATTTAGCGGAATCCCCTACATGCTGTATTGGGCTACGTCAAGAAGCAGGAGAATTGATCAGGGCATGGCGATAGACAATGTGGGGATCAAACCACAGAAAACATTAAAGCTGGAGCAGGACTGGGTTAAAGAGGCACAGTCCGACTTGGAAGATTAA
- a CDS encoding Arm DNA-binding domain-containing protein, with protein MKTNFSVLFFLKKPKNYTKGAVYFIFLRITVDGVRAEMSTSRSCEPERWNAKAGKVIGTKEDIKTLNAYLESMKAEVYAAHTLLSVDGAKITADNVKCKYLGKAEKSHTILEAIKIHNAKMKALVGKDYAKGTLKRFEVLERHVWDYLWIKLNINLIQNCFFC; from the coding sequence ATGAAAACGAATTTTAGTGTGCTTTTCTTTTTGAAAAAGCCAAAAAACTACACAAAAGGTGCTGTTTACTTTATCTTTTTAAGAATTACAGTAGACGGAGTTCGTGCAGAAATGTCAACCAGCAGGAGTTGTGAGCCGGAACGGTGGAATGCAAAAGCCGGAAAAGTCATTGGTACTAAAGAAGATATTAAAACCCTGAACGCTTATCTGGAAAGCATGAAAGCAGAGGTTTATGCAGCGCATACCCTACTTAGCGTAGATGGAGCCAAAATAACTGCCGATAATGTTAAATGCAAATACTTAGGCAAAGCAGAAAAATCACACACCATATTAGAGGCCATTAAAATCCACAATGCAAAGATGAAAGCATTAGTGGGAAAAGACTACGCCAAAGGAACGCTCAAAAGATTTGAAGTACTTGAAAGACACGTTTGGGACTATCTCTGGATAAAACTCAATATCAATTTGATACAAAACTGTTTCTTTTGCTAA
- a CDS encoding ABC transporter permease, which yields MFRLNLKIALRNLWKNKGFSLINIGGLAIGLASCMLLLLYVAYEFSYDKQFKNYNTTYVAYNSLDANGKIVSLAMTPGVLAPELKQKYPDVVDVSRSTYPNEQLISYGAKKIKSKAVFADPSFLKILDYEFLSGNTTNPLANINSVVLTQTLAKKLFGTENPIGRIVKLDNNDGLKVEAVMADLPENSSIRFEYMMPWKLYEQHEPWTTEEGWGSNFCLTLIQLKSNGILDQFNGSIKDMYQRHGKNLKPVLFLHPFAKWHLYDQFENGKLVGGKIDQLKIFFLLAICILLIACVNFMNLSTARSEKRAKEVGVRKAIGSSRKSLISQFILESILLSLIGTVIAFILLEISLPYFNELLNINLVIQYQDWRYWLVLAGLIIFTGLLAGSYPAFYLSSFEPIKVLKGFGSTTGSAISVRKVLVVSQFVFAACLIVCTAVIYQQLNYIKNKPIGYEQGNLIQITLQGNLKDKGKLDLLNERLLKSGAIKRVSLLSMGIDEEGNNNSNTSWPGKNPNEMVLFNERGIGYDFVETIGAEMISGRAFGREFPGDSNKVVFNQAAIKTMGLKNPIGSVISFRGCSCTIIGVMKDFVSESPYKKVGPMIFYQSNKNEGGVVLVRLNEGQNISASLSQIDAIVKEINPDYPVDRKFVNESFEVKFKNEKLLGTLSNWFGGFAIFISCLGLLGLALFMAEQRKKEISIRKVLGASTGNILTLLNKDFIKLVAIANVIAFPLAYIIINKWLSTFEYRISISFLPFVLAILVSILIAAITVSMQSVKVAKANPVDALKYE from the coding sequence CCTATGAGTTTAGCTATGACAAACAATTTAAAAATTACAATACGACTTATGTTGCTTACAACAGCCTGGATGCAAATGGCAAAATAGTCAGTTTGGCCATGACACCAGGCGTTCTGGCACCAGAACTAAAACAGAAGTATCCGGATGTGGTGGATGTTTCCAGGTCTACTTACCCAAATGAACAGTTGATTAGTTATGGAGCTAAAAAAATCAAAAGCAAAGCTGTTTTTGCAGATCCATCATTTCTAAAGATTTTAGATTATGAATTTTTAAGTGGGAATACAACTAATCCCTTAGCCAACATTAACAGTGTGGTACTAACGCAGACATTGGCAAAAAAGCTATTCGGAACTGAAAATCCGATAGGTAGAATTGTGAAGCTCGATAACAATGATGGCCTGAAAGTAGAAGCCGTGATGGCAGATCTGCCTGAAAATAGCAGTATCAGATTTGAGTATATGATGCCCTGGAAATTGTATGAGCAACATGAGCCATGGACCACAGAAGAAGGTTGGGGCAGCAATTTTTGTTTAACACTGATACAGCTTAAAAGCAACGGCATTTTAGATCAATTTAATGGTTCCATAAAAGATATGTATCAGCGCCATGGAAAAAATCTGAAACCTGTATTATTTTTACATCCCTTTGCCAAATGGCATTTATATGACCAGTTTGAAAATGGCAAACTGGTTGGCGGAAAGATCGATCAGCTAAAGATATTTTTCCTTTTGGCTATATGTATCCTGCTCATTGCCTGTGTCAATTTCATGAACCTCTCTACTGCTCGTTCTGAGAAGAGAGCTAAGGAAGTTGGGGTTAGAAAAGCGATTGGATCAAGCAGAAAATCATTGATTTCTCAATTTATATTGGAGAGCATATTGTTGTCTCTCATTGGGACGGTGATCGCTTTTATACTTTTAGAGATCAGCCTGCCTTATTTCAATGAACTATTGAATATCAATCTGGTTATCCAGTATCAGGACTGGAGATATTGGCTGGTATTGGCTGGCTTAATTATATTTACAGGCTTACTTGCAGGCAGCTATCCTGCATTTTACCTTTCTTCTTTTGAGCCAATTAAGGTACTCAAAGGCTTTGGTTCAACTACGGGCTCGGCCATTTCGGTAAGAAAAGTTTTGGTGGTGAGTCAGTTTGTTTTTGCCGCCTGTTTAATTGTCTGCACTGCGGTTATCTATCAGCAATTAAACTACATTAAAAATAAGCCCATCGGATATGAGCAGGGAAACCTAATTCAGATTACCCTGCAAGGCAATCTAAAAGATAAGGGGAAGCTCGATCTGCTTAATGAACGATTGTTGAAATCCGGTGCGATAAAAAGAGTTTCTCTGCTCAGCATGGGCATTGATGAGGAAGGAAACAACAATTCTAATACCTCCTGGCCGGGGAAAAATCCAAATGAAATGGTGTTGTTTAATGAAAGAGGCATAGGTTATGACTTTGTAGAAACCATTGGTGCCGAGATGATTTCCGGTAGAGCTTTTGGACGGGAATTTCCAGGTGATTCAAATAAAGTGGTATTCAATCAGGCAGCCATCAAAACAATGGGGCTCAAAAACCCCATCGGCTCCGTGATCAGTTTTAGAGGTTGTAGCTGCACTATTATTGGGGTAATGAAAGATTTCGTATCAGAATCTCCCTACAAAAAAGTGGGGCCGATGATATTCTATCAATCCAATAAAAACGAGGGCGGTGTTGTTTTGGTTCGTTTAAACGAGGGCCAGAATATCAGCGCTTCTCTAAGCCAGATAGATGCCATTGTAAAGGAAATTAATCCCGATTATCCCGTAGATAGAAAATTCGTAAACGAATCTTTTGAAGTTAAATTCAAAAACGAAAAACTGCTAGGCACACTGTCAAACTGGTTCGGCGGCTTTGCCATCTTCATTTCTTGTCTGGGTTTGCTCGGACTTGCGCTATTCATGGCAGAGCAGCGGAAAAAGGAAATCAGCATTCGCAAAGTTCTGGGTGCCAGCACTGGCAACATTTTAACCTTGTTAAATAAAGATTTTATTAAACTCGTGGCCATCGCAAACGTAATTGCCTTTCCACTGGCTTATATTATCATTAACAAATGGCTTTCTACTTTTGAATATCGAATTTCTATCAGCTTTTTGCCATTTGTCCTGGCGATCTTGGTCTCCATTTTAATTGCGGCAATCACTGTAAGTATGCAATCGGTAAAAGTGGCTAAGGCAAATCCTGTTGATGCTCTTAAATATGAATAA
- a CDS encoding S41 family peptidase: MKIKLPATLQMAVTIVAFFTFSSCKQTPQSTYSLQGTWKMEGYGKMIDITKTSVNVYDTTRFSCVPKETVKLQDKGFLGQFKQVAQDTLIISSGITEYRLTRIAGLPGRCRVDQSLNRDPGYNFDVFYHTFRENYAYFKTRHVNWDSLYKRKRAEISKQTTGVKLHQLMTEMTGHINDGHTAIAIPDELNKTSSTEAGVPSTAGTSLKKLRDHVLYKNIKKPTMSGRDNLGKGIINWGVMKDSTGYIQINGMICYLDFKIPDSVTGNDYWEQYTSYLFKEPDVQAKEAAMAGKIIAQALYELRNTKGIILDLRFNGGGFDLVSLELLKHFVKAKTLMFSKQAWTEKGLTKKQMIFAKPVSPTYLRPVVLLTSNRTASAAETFTMGTMSLPHFMRIGSKTEGIFSDALPKQLPNGWEFTLSNEIFTSASGQNLENIGIAPHVYAGNADLENLMVRDAAFEAAVRKLSAN; the protein is encoded by the coding sequence ATGAAAATAAAATTACCTGCTACTCTACAAATGGCTGTGACAATTGTTGCATTTTTCACCTTCTCTTCCTGCAAACAAACTCCACAAAGCACCTATTCATTACAGGGAACCTGGAAAATGGAGGGTTACGGAAAGATGATCGACATAACAAAAACCTCTGTGAATGTCTATGATACCACGAGATTCAGTTGCGTGCCCAAAGAAACTGTAAAACTTCAGGACAAGGGATTTCTAGGCCAATTTAAACAGGTAGCTCAAGATACTTTGATCATTAGCAGTGGTATAACCGAGTATCGGTTAACACGAATAGCTGGTTTGCCTGGCCGTTGCCGTGTGGATCAAAGTCTAAATCGGGACCCAGGCTACAATTTTGATGTATTCTATCACACCTTTCGAGAGAATTATGCTTATTTCAAAACAAGACACGTTAACTGGGATAGTTTGTACAAACGCAAACGCGCTGAGATCAGCAAGCAAACCACAGGTGTTAAATTACATCAATTAATGACCGAAATGACAGGGCACATTAATGATGGTCACACAGCTATCGCTATACCAGACGAACTTAATAAAACATCTTCAACTGAAGCTGGGGTACCCTCAACGGCCGGTACTTCTTTAAAAAAGCTCCGGGATCATGTGCTCTATAAAAATATAAAGAAACCCACAATGTCAGGCAGGGATAATCTCGGAAAAGGAATCATAAATTGGGGTGTAATGAAAGATAGTACGGGCTATATCCAGATTAACGGCATGATATGCTATCTTGATTTTAAGATTCCGGATAGTGTTACAGGCAATGATTATTGGGAGCAGTATACAAGCTATCTTTTCAAGGAACCTGATGTGCAGGCGAAAGAGGCCGCTATGGCCGGCAAGATCATCGCCCAGGCACTTTATGAATTGCGCAACACAAAGGGAATCATTCTTGACCTGAGGTTTAACGGAGGAGGATTTGACCTGGTATCACTGGAATTGCTGAAACATTTTGTTAAGGCAAAAACATTGATGTTTAGCAAACAAGCCTGGACGGAAAAAGGACTCACAAAAAAGCAGATGATCTTTGCCAAGCCTGTCTCCCCGACCTACCTGCGTCCAGTTGTTTTATTGACCAGCAACCGCACAGCCAGCGCTGCTGAAACCTTCACCATGGGTACCATGTCACTTCCTCATTTCATGCGTATCGGTAGTAAAACGGAAGGTATATTCTCAGATGCCTTACCAAAGCAACTACCTAATGGTTGGGAGTTCACCTTATCTAATGAAATATTTACCAGCGCAAGTGGCCAAAATCTGGAGAACATAGGCATCGCACCTCATGTTTATGCAGGCAATGCAGACCTGGAAAATTTAATGGTCCGTGATGCCGCATTTGAGGCTGCTGTGCGTAAACTATCAGCAAATTAG
- a CDS encoding NUMOD4 domain-containing protein — MIIKRTYPYEETNMPLLNGEIWRDIPDFEGSFQVSNLGRVKSLDRTVSHSRCGTQFVKGRILRQNVKKHYNRFVNDYMYILQVTLMLESIRHEFSVRRLVYSAFVNAHIIKNDNRIVVSIDNDGLNCRLSNLRLITKSEQLKLVVHRNRTSNYLKEADHKNFKPTFSLWKPIHKCDQEGNIIETYPSISNAAKLIGGYEKSISDAAKKAKIYKDCIWMFADREVLNSLIQSYPKKVKIRIRKP; from the coding sequence ATGATAATAAAAAGAACCTATCCTTATGAAGAAACCAATATGCCTTTACTTAATGGAGAGATTTGGAGAGATATCCCTGACTTCGAAGGAAGCTTTCAGGTTTCAAATTTAGGCAGGGTGAAGTCCCTAGATCGAACTGTTTCACATAGTAGGTGTGGCACTCAGTTTGTAAAAGGCCGTATATTACGCCAGAACGTAAAGAAGCATTACAACCGATTTGTAAATGACTATATGTACATTCTACAGGTTACATTAATGCTAGAAAGCATACGACATGAATTTAGTGTTAGAAGACTTGTCTATTCAGCTTTTGTAAATGCCCACATTATTAAAAATGATAACCGAATAGTTGTTTCGATAGATAACGATGGATTAAATTGTAGGTTAAGTAATCTTAGACTGATAACAAAGAGCGAACAATTAAAATTAGTTGTACACCGAAATCGAACTTCAAATTATTTGAAAGAAGCTGATCATAAAAATTTCAAACCTACTTTCTCATTATGGAAACCGATCCACAAATGTGATCAAGAGGGAAATATTATCGAGACATATCCTTCTATTTCAAATGCTGCTAAATTAATTGGAGGATATGAAAAAAGTATTTCTGATGCCGCTAAGAAAGCAAAAATATACAAAGATTGCATATGGATGTTTGCAGACAGAGAAGTCTTAAATTCCTTAATTCAATCGTATCCTAAAAAAGTTAAAATTAGGATTAGGAAGCCTTGA